In Planctomycetota bacterium, one DNA window encodes the following:
- a CDS encoding glycosyltransferase family 8 protein, with protein sequence MTADPSATGGHAAADEVHVAFGTDDGAALPLAVTLSSLGRSTTRRVTAHVLTHSLTGRHRRRLERVGSSVGVQVRIHDVDESAFDGFPTSFQWSLGTYLRLVVGEALPQALERVVYLDADLLVRRDIGALYDLALNGHPVAALTTSRDPQTVDRYLDYCRDERPPSVAMFNAGVMLVDLRLWRASESGQEAAAFLRRHRDSVRQVDQDALNALFGHDFEPLNASWNVMLGRTKNPNLFPSQKLIDVTLPFHQASLDQPAIYHFVTSFKPWSKDGLRHRFGGQWHAELRRSGWFDSSMEVAAWYARWFSANAIRMTRDLPMGLLRRVRGRPRYRPGGWMELKTEGTA encoded by the coding sequence GTGACTGCCGACCCGTCTGCAACAGGAGGCCACGCAGCGGCAGACGAGGTTCATGTCGCGTTCGGTACCGATGACGGAGCTGCACTGCCATTGGCCGTGACGCTGTCATCGCTCGGCAGATCGACGACCCGGCGTGTCACCGCCCATGTGCTCACGCACTCCCTGACCGGCCGTCACCGTCGTCGCCTGGAACGCGTCGGTTCGTCGGTGGGTGTGCAGGTTCGGATTCACGACGTCGACGAGTCGGCCTTCGATGGCTTTCCGACTTCGTTCCAGTGGTCACTTGGAACGTACTTGCGTCTCGTGGTTGGCGAAGCGCTACCCCAAGCACTCGAACGGGTCGTTTATCTCGATGCGGACCTCTTGGTTCGTCGAGACATCGGAGCGCTCTACGACCTCGCCCTGAACGGGCATCCAGTGGCGGCTCTTACGACCAGTCGAGACCCACAGACGGTCGACCGGTATCTCGACTACTGCCGCGACGAGCGGCCTCCCAGCGTCGCAATGTTCAACGCGGGCGTGATGCTCGTAGACCTGCGCCTCTGGCGCGCGAGCGAGTCGGGACAGGAGGCAGCAGCCTTCCTGCGGCGACATCGCGATAGCGTTCGCCAAGTCGATCAAGACGCGCTGAACGCTCTGTTCGGTCATGATTTCGAGCCCCTGAACGCATCGTGGAACGTGATGCTCGGGAGAACGAAGAATCCGAATCTCTTCCCGAGTCAGAAGTTGATTGATGTCACCTTGCCATTTCACCAGGCCTCACTGGACCAACCTGCGATTTATCACTTCGTTACCTCTTTCAAGCCGTGGTCCAAAGACGGCCTGAGGCATCGGTTCGGTGGGCAGTGGCATGCGGAGTTGCGACGAAGCGGATGGTTCGATTCGTCGATGGAAGTGGCGGCGTGGTACGCGCGTTGGTTTTCAGCCAACGCGATCCGAATGACGAGGGATCTTCCGATGGGGCTGCTTCGCAGGGTGCGTGGCCGCCCGCGGTATCGTCCGGGTGGTTGGATGGAGCTGAAGACCGAGGGCACGGCCTGA